The DNA region TACATATCTGGTGAGTTCCCCTCTCTGCTCGAGTGCTCGGTGTTTATTTTCTTCAGTCTCAATGTATGGAActactaaccaaaaaaaaaaacaggaatcTAAACCATTGGTTTATTTGCTGATTCAATTTCTGAAACCATTTTAAGGTTAAAGGATACCCCTTCTGATGCATCTGAGAATGCTTTGCGTTGTGCAACGGATTTTGTAGTtgtgtgataaaaaaataaaataaagatacatGGTATTTGGAAATCTCTGTGGCAGCAATAAGGTTTTCATTTCAGCTTATTTTCAACAGTGAAAAAGATAGTAATAGGAAAAGGAGAGGTAACATGGGGAATCCAGCCCCTCTCACGCCCTTCGGGGATTATGGGTCTCTTTTGGGTGGAGGATGGAAAGTGAGACCTTTTATTCCTGTACGATGAATTGACTCATAAATATTTCATCAGGCTTGGATTATATATGGTTTGCCTGTAGGGTCCAAGCAGTTGGAGGATGCTCTATGGAATGGATGTCAACTCAGAGAAAGGTGTTGTGCTTGTTGCTGATAACTTCGGTTTTCTCTACTTGTAAGTATTTTTCTTACTCactttttttgttgcaaatAAAGAGTTCTATGTTCAGAAAGACAAAAGTACATATAGATAATACAAGCAGTTAATGGGAAGTGTTCCCAGCTAGAAAGAACATTTTTCATACAGTTGGCACTTTGTTTAACAAGTTTTTGCCGTCTTTGTTAAATTTCTGTTAGAAGTTGCCCCTCTGCATTGCCTGCTACTGAAATAGTTTCCTGAAAGTATATGTTGTATTTGTAGTATTGGTGGCTACTCACAGTTAGGTTTGATTTTCTCTTATGGCATATTTAGGGTTGATACTCGCTCTAACAACAAAACTGGGGAGGCAATTTTGATCCATAAGAAAGGTAGCAAAGTTGTTGGACTCCACTGCAATCCTGTTCAACCGGAGCTTGTTTTAAGCTGTGGAAATGAtcattttgtaagttttttaatatgaatagtttttgaaatttttatttatttccgtAGGTGTACCAAGGCATAAGTGGGTTTTATGCTCTTCTCTTCCatcttataaatattttgttttgaaaatattgttatGATGAAAGTAGAGTTATTCTGTGAAAGCATCTCAGTACTCATTTTAACTTGTAAATATATGATACTATATGAATTTACTTATAAATATTATTCTGGTTGTAGTAGACCTTATATATGGTTTCTGCACCTCAGGCTCGCATATGGGATATGCGTCGAATGGAAGCAGGTTCTTCTCTGTACAACCTTGCACACAAGCGAGTTGTTAACTCAGCATATTTTTCTCCACTATCTGGCAGCAAAATCCTTACCACATCACAGGACAATCGTCTTCGCATATGGGATTCTATATTTGGCAATTTGGAATCCCCGAGCCGAGAAATTGTGCATAGTCATGATTTTAATCGACATTTGACTCCGTTTAAAGCTGAATGGGATCCAAAGGTATTATTTAGCATGTGTTAGTGGTATTGTTGCTACACTCTTTGATTCATCTCTTTTCCATTGGAAATCTGAGATACATTTTGGTGCAGGACCCATCAGAGTCCCTCGCGGTAATTGGTCGTTACATTAGTGAAAATTTTAATGGAGCTGCCTTACATCCCATTGATTTCATAGACATCAGCACGGGACAGCTAGTTGCTGAGGTCATGGATCCAAACATCACAACTATTAGTCCCGTGAACAAGTTACATCCACGTGATGATGTTTTGGCAACTGGTAGTTCGAGGTTTGCACTCTGTTTTCTCATCAACTTAATGACACCAAGTAATAAAGCCTTTTTTTATGTTCCTATGTTAAGTCATTGATAATAAggtcttttaaattaatttttttggttgatgaAACATTAAGCTGACTTTGTTGAGCGCTTTGTGTGATCTTTTGTCCTGTCAAAAGAAGAAATGGTTACTGGTGACAGTGACACTGTTTGTGTACTAGCTATACGCAGCATATGTTATTTGGCACTATCAAGTTATCATGTGAATTAGAtaatttccacagttttatttAATGTAATCCCAGGTGTAATAGCTGTCTGTGCAAAGTTCTACTTAATATAATGTTGAGATTAATTTGTCATGATGGGAGGACGTACATAGTCCTGAATTGATTCGAGTTATTTTTTGGGATCTGATATAGCGAATATAAATTGTTGAGCTGGATTACTGTCTTAACGACTTAAAATTCTATTGTTTTGTCATGTTAATATAGGGAAGTTGAAATTTAGTAACAGAGGGAGGATTCGTGttgcttcttttttgtttgtcaatttttaaaataaatgagtcTTGATGTGAAATGTAATTTTAGTTAGCTTTTGTTGCTGTTTGTGGTCTAATCATGCTATTCTTGTAGATCACTTTTCATTTGGAAGCCGAAGGAGGAGTCCGAGCCTGTGGAAGAGAAGGATGAAAGGAAGATAATTGTTTGCGGAAGGGCCGAGAAGAAGCGGAGTCGAAAGTCAGGGAATAGAAGTGATGATGATTCTGATGATGACAAATTCGCCTCCAAGGGCTCAAAGTTGAAGTCCAAAAAACCTGAATGGAAATTAACTCGCTGTTCTAATAAGGTCAATCGTTAATCTAATACTAAATGTGAACTTGGAAGTCATTTCTTCTCTTTGGTGCTGAAGTGAACTTTGAAGTATTCATCATTTTCTACCACCGTGGGAAACTTTTTGAGCTTTCCATCCGCCAGCTCTGTACAGGAAGCAAGTTTGCCTGCCTTTTGCTTAGGCATTCAggcaaaagctttttttttgacatattacTGGGAGCAGTATGTACTTGTTTAGCGTCTCGATCATATCCTCCTTTTGGTTTTTGCTTTACATTTGGGTGGATGACTGCAGGAGGATCcgttattttccttttgctttgtTGTACAATACTAACTGGGGTGTGTGCAGCCTTTTGAGTAATATTGTTGTAGCAGTTGGTTGTATTTCACTTTTGATATTGTAGtgagaaatctctctctctctctctctcccccctttTGTGTGTACTTGAGGATCTCCCCATCTGCATGATGATGGAacttaatttctctctctctcactctctctctctctctccccttttgTGTGTACTTGAGGATCTCCCCATCTGCATGACGATGGAACTTAATTTGTCGTCTGAATTTAATGTTTTGATCAGTTGAATGAGGTAATTGGAATTGACAATTTTAAACATGACTCGCAAACCCAAGGTGAAATTAGTGGGTTAAGATTGAGGAGGTTagctcatttttttaaatggatcGGGTTAAGATTGAGTATGAATTAGTGGGCTTATGGCTCAATGTTTCTACtgtttaggaaaaaaagaaaagaaaaaaagaataatcatACACTGATCTCATGGCTTTAGTGGGAACTAGTTTGATTAATGCATGAACTTGAAGACTTGCCAGCAGCTCTTCAGAGAGAGATAAAAGAAACAGTGAGGCACTAATTTGGGTTTAAGAGTAACACAATAGCCAGCAGCAACTCATCAACAACAGGACCCCTTGATCTAGATGACTTATTGTCTGTTTTGTTTAGTGGTTTCAAAGCATGTTGTTTGAAGaaaatagtgatttcaaaatgCAGTCATGAAAATGCGATTTTCAAAAGCCAATTTCAAtgttctataaaatttgtaaaataatgttGTTTCCGTCAATTGaatctttaaaattgtgcgtttcaTAAAATGTATTCCCTTGTTTGATTTGcgaaaactcttttttttttttttttttttttttttcaaacgacacttgcaattttgttaaaaaaacgcACCTTTAAACTGCAAAATCACAAGGCCAAACATACTTTTACATGCCAAGCGAGAGTGGAGAGGCTTCTTCCAAAATTGTAGGTCACCAATCTCAAATAAGACTTTCTCCATGCTACTTTCAGACCTAGAATATCCTCTAGTGCAGTGGCGCCCAATCACATATGACGTTCTCCCTGGCATCACATATTTACACATGAAAGGTGGTATCCAAATCCGAAGGTAAAGGCTAACGATCAATGTCAATTAATTTCGGCTAAATGTCTAATTTTTTCATTGCtccgagtaatgctatatacatTACTCTAGCCTGTCCAAATATCTACCTTTCATCTACCAAATCCGATGTGGCATGACAGGTCTTGAATCATCCACGTGGTGATACACCACAGAAGCAGATGCGGTAGTAGGAAATGGGAATCGTGGGTTTCATGAGGTAATGGGAAAAAGGAAGGCGGGAGCTTGTGCGTATAAAGCTTTTTGGTCCCTTTATTTCACTTTCCCACGACACTCATCAACCTTTTGCATACgaatttttgctttttctaATGTCACGTAGTTTGATTGGTGTTTTGTGAGCTCCCAATGAGAGATTGTTCTCTAATTAAGGCCCAATTATGATAAAAACGATTATCaattaaaagatgaaagatattatgataaaaactaaaaaaaatttcatagaGTCGAATCCCTCTCCCattttccttgtgtggacatgtcaaaaaaaaaaaaaaaagacttcatAGTGGGGAAGAAGTGCCTCAATTATGGTAAAAATGTTAGTCATACTCTTTAATTAAGGtctcaattatgataaaaacCCGATTAgtaaaattgaaagaattccATGTGCAAGATATTGAGAATTtaaagggagaaagagagaaaaatgaaaaatccccaattatagtaaaaatgttAGTCAATGCTCTATAATTAAACACCCCAATTATGGAACCGGTCGTAGCCGAGGCACTCGCAGCACTTCATGCCACGATGTTTGGGCAAGAACCGGGAGTCAATGACGTACTTTTTGAAGGGAATGCCCTACAGATTGTGAAAGCAGTGACCTCGAAGGTGTCTTGTAGGAGCTGCTGGACATTTTGTGGATGATACACAGACATGACTACTCTCTTTAGAACACTCTCGTTATGTTCATGTCCCACGGGAACCCAATGTTGCTGCCCACATAATAGCAAAAGAGGCTACCAATCATGTCACATATACTACTTGGATGGATGTTGTCCCACCAAGTCTTTGTTGTATTGCAAGGAGTGAGGAATTACTTCCGACTCTTTGATCTTTTGATCCTTTGAGGTTATTTATAAATGGTGTAAGATTCTATAATTATAAATGGAAAACAATTAAATCTcaacaaatcaaatcattttttctatatatgCACGTACATGGTAATGAACATGAATCAGAGCTGTATTTATAATACAAAT from Corylus avellana chromosome ca10, CavTom2PMs-1.0 includes:
- the LOC132164764 gene encoding protein DAMAGED DNA-BINDING 2 is translated as MAPQTRNQFPKVVIERDSDSEPSSSEEEEVEDQEEEDEEEEEVVESENRERKEEVLDEKKKGKAPITISLKKVCKVCKKVGHEAGFKGATYIDCPMKPCFLCKMPGHTTVTCPHRVATEHGVIPAPRRNTSNPLEYVFERQLRPGILPIKPAFIIPDRVNCAVIRYHSRRVTCLEFHPKNNNILLSGDKKGQVGIWDFAKVHEKIVYGNVHSCIVNNMRFKPMNDDSIYAASSDGTISCTDLETGISLSLMNLNPGGWQGPSSWRMLYGMDVNSEKGVVLVADNFGFLYLVDTRSNNKTGEAILIHKKGSKVVGLHCNPVQPELVLSCGNDHFARIWDMRRMEAGSSLYNLAHKRVVNSAYFSPLSGSKILTTSQDNRLRIWDSIFGNLESPSREIVHSHDFNRHLTPFKAEWDPKDPSESLAVIGRYISENFNGAALHPIDFIDISTGQLVAEVMDPNITTISPVNKLHPRDDVLATGSSRSLFIWKPKEESEPVEEKDERKIIVCGRAEKKRSRKSGNRSDDDSDDDKFASKGSKLKSKKPEWKLTRCSNKVNR